The genomic interval GAGGCTCCAGTGGCCGACTATATTTCCCGTCTCGAAGCTTTTGAATACATTAATGGCCGGTTCAAGCATTAGAAACCAGGCAAACGCCGCCCCCGCGAGAAACAGCAGAACGGATACGAAGGCCGCGCGAAGGGCCGTTTTTCTTTCCTTTTCTCGGAGGCCCGGCGAAACGAATCTCCAGAACTGGTAGAAGATCACAGGCGATGAAATAAGAATACCGGCTAAAAGCGACAGGCTGAGATGCGCTGAAAATGCCTCAGTAGGCGCGAGAGTCTGCAGTTCCGCGGGACCCCGTGAAAGAACCAGAGCCATGAGCTGCCTGCTGAAAAAGAAGGATACAATTATCAATCCTGCCAGAACACCAAGTACATAGAACAGTCTGTGTCTGAGTTCCTCAAGGTGTTCCCAGAAACTGCCCTCGGTAATACTTTTCATACCTTCAGCAAACTCATTGCTCCAGGAAGGGCCTTTTCCTCCTGATCAGAGGTAAGGTATGTAAGCCTGCAGTCGCACCAGTCAAAGGGGAGTGACCATATCCGACCGTCTTTCCGGGTTTTCTTGTCTCTGTCGAAAAGGCGGTACAGATCCTCTTCGGAAATCGTATCATCGATACCTGTGGGAAGACCGGTCCCTTTCAGCAGACGCCGGATCTCATCCGGCAGATTCTCATTCCCTCCCCGACTTGCCGCGATGGCGGCTTCCACTATAAGCCCCAGCCCAACAGCTTCTCCGTGAGAAAGTTGAAACCCGCTGGTGCTTTCCAGGGCATGTCCAATTGTATGCCCCAGATTGAGAAGCATCCTCTTTCCGGTTTCTCTTAGATCTTCGGCTACTATGCCTCCCTTGACTTTAAGGCACTTTCGGACAATTTCAAGGATGATCCCGCTCTCAGGATTCTCTATATCCATCTGCTCAAGTGATTCCTGTATTGAGCTGTCTCCTATCAGGGCAGTTTTAATAATTTCCGCTATACCGCTTCCGAACTCACGCTTCGGAAGTGTATCAAGGAATTCGGGTGATATTAGAATTTTCTCCGCTGGATTGAACGTTCCCACCTGATTCTTGGCTCCCGCCAGATTCACACCGGTTTTACCGCCAAGGCATGCATCAACCATGCACAGAAGAGTGGTGGGAACAAGCATCAGTTTCAATCCGCGCATGTAAGTTGATGCGGCCATCGCTCCCATATCGCATACCAGCCCGCCTCCAATTACTACGACCGGAGTATCCCTGTGAATTCCCGCTCCCGACATGCTTTCCCATATTTGAGCAAGTGTGAACGTGTTTTTCTGTTCCTCACGTGCTTCCGTTACGTACAGCCCTGAAGCAGACATTATTATCTGCTGCAGCTGATTGTCCCATAGTCTTCTTACTTCGGAATCAATTATCAGGAATGGCTTTTCCCACTCATCTGAGAATTCATCCATCCATGCGGACCGCTGCATAACGGAACAGGTATGAACAATTGTCTTCATAGCGGTAGTATTCCATACGAAATTCATCACTTTACGGCCCCCAGACAAACCAGATAAAAGCAGCGCCAACTGCTGTCGCCGCAATTGTAAAAGGCAATCCCACCTTAACGAAATCCATGAACGATACATTGAAACCGTTCTTTCTCAATACAGATACGGATACGATATTCGCCGCGGCACCGACCGGGGATATATTACCTCCGAGACAGGCCCCTATAAGCAGACCGAAGGTAAGGTAGTAATGACTTTGCCCAACTTCTCCAAGAGTCTGTGCTATCGCGTGAGTTACAGGAATCATGGCCGTTACATAGGGAACATTGTCAATGAAAGCGCTCAGTATGACCGAGCTTACAACGACTATCAGAAACGCAAATATGGGACTGTTCCCGGATACGCCGGCAAGAAAAACACCAACCATTCTCATGACACCCATCTCCTCAAGAGCACCCACCATGAAGAAGATACCGGCGAGCAGAAACAGTGTATCCCAGTCGAAGTTCTTCAGGATATCTGTGGCCCTGCGGTCACCATGTTTAACTTTACCCTTGTTTCCAAGGTGGCCTCTTCTGAACAAAGCGTGCCATGCTACGGCCATTCCTCCCCCTGAGATACACAGCAGGCCGGCCTCAATGCCTACTCCCGGGAAGAAAAAACTCAATGCTGCCAGACCGAAGATCACTCCTGCAAGGATCCATGCGGGAAACCAGCTGCTGACTTCAGGAATCGTTACTTTCGGAAGTGGTCTTGAGTCCTTCTTCAACAGTCTGCTAAGAACGAAGAAGGATGCAATCGCCCCAATCTGAACAGCAAAGAATATTCCCGGTTTTCCGTCCATGAAGAAGAAATCATTGAAATCCATATTCTCCGCAGCGGCAAGTATCATGCTCGGAGGATCACCGACCAGTGTAGCGGTTCCCTGAAGATTGCTGGCCACTGCAATACCTATCAGCAGCACCACAGGATTAGCCTTTAG from Candidatus Aegiribacteria sp. carries:
- a CDS encoding anion permease; the encoded protein is MTSGLVFSLFFVFAYVYIAAAHKKRGLAIWITAVLAIVFSFIFGCFAGWGELASIAGGINFSVLLIFSGILLIAEVLIETGVPGYLAGHIVTRSKNFGHAAIYLCILSSVISVFVENVATVMIVAPIALEVAKKLKANPVVLLIGIAVASNLQGTATLVGDPPSMILAAAENMDFNDFFFMDGKPGIFFAVQIGAIASFFVLSRLLKKDSRPLPKVTIPEVSSWFPAWILAGVIFGLAALSFFFPGVGIEAGLLCISGGGMAVAWHALFRRGHLGNKGKVKHGDRRATDILKNFDWDTLFLLAGIFFMVGALEEMGVMRMVGVFLAGVSGNSPIFAFLIVVVSSVILSAFIDNVPYVTAMIPVTHAIAQTLGEVGQSHYYLTFGLLIGACLGGNISPVGAAANIVSVSVLRKNGFNVSFMDFVKVGLPFTIAATAVGAAFIWFVWGP
- a CDS encoding 3-dehydroquinate synthase, with amino-acid sequence MMNFVWNTTAMKTIVHTCSVMQRSAWMDEFSDEWEKPFLIIDSEVRRLWDNQLQQIIMSASGLYVTEAREEQKNTFTLAQIWESMSGAGIHRDTPVVVIGGGLVCDMGAMAASTYMRGLKLMLVPTTLLCMVDACLGGKTGVNLAGAKNQVGTFNPAEKILISPEFLDTLPKREFGSGIAEIIKTALIGDSSIQESLEQMDIENPESGIILEIVRKCLKVKGGIVAEDLRETGKRMLLNLGHTIGHALESTSGFQLSHGEAVGLGLIVEAAIAASRGGNENLPDEIRRLLKGTGLPTGIDDTISEEDLYRLFDRDKKTRKDGRIWSLPFDWCDCRLTYLTSDQEEKALPGAMSLLKV
- the tatC gene encoding twin-arginine translocase subunit TatC encodes the protein MKSITEGSFWEHLEELRHRLFYVLGVLAGLIIVSFFFSRQLMALVLSRGPAELQTLAPTEAFSAHLSLSLLAGILISSPVIFYQFWRFVSPGLREKERKTALRAAFVSVLLFLAGAAFAWFLMLEPAINVFKSFETGNIVGHWSLANYIGFLGRVVIIFGIAFQLPVLVLMLISLGVTTPDLLAKYRRHIVVGLLIAAAILTPPDPLTQVMLMLPLYLLFELSLLTARIGYRKRNAS